A portion of the Bdellovibrio bacteriovorus genome contains these proteins:
- a CDS encoding PD-(D/E)XK nuclease family protein yields the protein MQSWLVSDLRTKFELQQKILQQDGQFIDESVLRASDLWKILLKRLDPKLRLVSDPFARSLLRTIMDENAEVLGVNSSAEDTVFAYIDEMAAIIFHPDGTSRLEEWFESHPEAKNRWKDWYLRARFCALKLLHDHRVITGDWITSYLQNFTDLEKVWQFPLIVDLGGEVSRVEAEILRTLSRSVDVTVIEPSPPWREDFHFLLKPYDDLRGHSQGKAETLAPSPAPQKSIQVLRFSGMLAEIKNTVGQVRTWLDSGIAAENIAIIAPDIETYWPVLQAFLKEEGIAAQKDVSHKVQSLPSVTRWLASLRSRSGRLSSSDLELSFYERDESQHIRYEDFRALFKSLYTTEDLSRNEIVSKVFNEQLDLRGVILREAFVAQALFYWTSASTDMVEVILRELLQNATANTALSWKEWLSYLESIVAAKEFSIEKGQSHGIMVTKLMSADSEKALHRIFLGLTDESLRSRSKTQLSGQDYFELAKDLGFYLDNPDQSDLDFELRLLSESPSKQDLFCFGATDLSGSLCSPSTFWMSLQGDHEHLSLPLETRWDEVQYSDLPGSRPSVQDRKEFIEKRIEQDAGRRELDPVQLLDLPRLSASALESFLECPFIFAAQRHFKLKDLPDIDLDVDHRTRGQLAHALFEVLTQEPMRYDWNSDELDKVLEKIRAEKKLLFADERLWLPLKRKHIQLGLRFLGIEKKWREEFKKTKTVGRETRFEFYLDPRTEEIHREPKENCFKISGQIDRIDSDGGNQLVLLDYKSSAGGISAHASWLKNHELQLLFYMWVLEKGLLENIQGEVLGVFYYVFKNFERKGFRIEDRAGLLYPAPKRKDKNATAEMKQQYLTEFSRLLMATMDRIRQGEIQPRPADFKICTTCEWRRQCRAPHLN from the coding sequence GTGCAATCATGGCTCGTTTCGGATCTGCGTACTAAATTTGAGCTTCAACAGAAAATTCTGCAACAAGATGGTCAATTCATTGATGAGTCCGTATTGCGTGCCAGTGATTTATGGAAAATTCTTTTAAAGCGTTTAGATCCCAAATTGCGCCTCGTCAGTGATCCTTTCGCCCGCAGCTTGCTTCGAACAATCATGGATGAAAATGCGGAAGTCTTGGGTGTGAACTCTTCGGCCGAAGACACGGTATTTGCGTATATTGATGAAATGGCCGCGATCATTTTTCATCCGGACGGTACGTCGCGGTTGGAGGAATGGTTTGAATCCCACCCGGAAGCCAAGAATCGTTGGAAAGATTGGTACTTGCGAGCACGCTTTTGCGCCTTAAAGCTTTTGCACGATCATCGCGTGATCACGGGGGACTGGATCACTTCATATCTGCAAAATTTTACGGATTTAGAAAAAGTGTGGCAATTCCCTTTGATCGTTGATCTGGGAGGCGAGGTTTCCCGCGTGGAAGCTGAAATCCTGCGCACCTTGTCGCGTTCGGTGGATGTGACGGTGATAGAGCCTTCGCCGCCGTGGCGTGAAGATTTCCATTTTCTGTTAAAGCCGTATGATGATTTACGTGGGCACAGTCAGGGCAAGGCCGAAACTTTGGCGCCAAGCCCGGCTCCGCAAAAAAGCATCCAGGTTCTGCGTTTTTCGGGCATGCTTGCTGAAATTAAAAACACGGTAGGTCAGGTTCGCACTTGGCTTGACTCGGGGATTGCTGCTGAAAATATTGCGATCATTGCCCCGGACATTGAAACCTATTGGCCGGTTCTTCAAGCTTTTTTAAAAGAAGAAGGCATTGCGGCTCAAAAAGATGTCTCTCACAAAGTACAAAGTTTGCCTTCGGTGACTCGGTGGCTAGCCTCTTTGCGTTCGCGCAGTGGAAGACTTTCTAGTTCGGACTTAGAGCTTTCTTTTTATGAGCGTGATGAATCTCAGCATATTCGTTATGAAGATTTTCGCGCTTTATTTAAAAGCCTGTATACGACGGAAGATTTGTCGCGCAATGAAATCGTTAGCAAAGTCTTTAACGAGCAGTTGGATTTACGCGGGGTTATTTTGCGTGAAGCTTTTGTAGCCCAAGCTCTTTTTTATTGGACTTCCGCGTCGACAGATATGGTGGAAGTCATCTTACGCGAGCTTCTGCAAAACGCCACCGCGAACACCGCTTTAAGCTGGAAAGAATGGTTGAGCTATCTTGAAAGCATCGTCGCAGCCAAAGAGTTTAGCATCGAAAAAGGTCAGAGCCACGGCATTATGGTGACGAAGCTCATGTCCGCGGATAGCGAGAAAGCCTTGCACCGGATTTTCTTAGGGCTCACCGATGAGTCCTTAAGAAGTCGCAGTAAAACCCAACTTTCGGGTCAAGACTACTTTGAGCTGGCGAAAGATTTGGGATTTTACCTGGATAATCCTGATCAAAGTGATTTGGATTTTGAATTGCGTCTTTTGTCTGAAAGTCCTTCGAAGCAAGACCTCTTTTGCTTCGGAGCCACAGATTTAAGCGGTTCTTTATGTTCCCCATCGACTTTTTGGATGAGCTTGCAAGGGGATCATGAACATTTGTCTTTACCTTTAGAAACCCGTTGGGATGAAGTGCAATATTCGGATTTGCCGGGATCACGTCCTTCGGTACAAGACCGTAAAGAGTTTATCGAAAAGCGCATTGAACAAGACGCAGGCCGAAGAGAGCTTGATCCCGTCCAGCTTTTGGATCTGCCGCGTTTATCAGCTTCCGCTTTAGAAAGCTTTTTGGAATGTCCGTTTATTTTTGCAGCGCAAAGGCATTTTAAACTCAAAGACTTGCCGGACATTGATTTAGATGTGGATCACCGCACGCGCGGGCAATTGGCCCATGCCCTTTTTGAGGTGTTAACTCAAGAACCCATGCGGTATGATTGGAACTCCGACGAACTAGATAAAGTTTTAGAAAAAATCCGCGCGGAGAAGAAGCTCTTATTTGCCGATGAAAGACTGTGGTTACCATTAAAACGTAAGCACATCCAATTAGGATTGCGGTTTTTGGGAATTGAAAAGAAATGGCGTGAGGAATTTAAAAAAACCAAAACCGTCGGAAGAGAAACAAGATTTGAGTTTTATCTTGATCCCCGTACCGAAGAAATTCACCGCGAGCCGAAAGAGAACTGCTTTAAAATTTCAGGTCAGATTGATCGCATCGACAGTGATGGCGGGAATCAGTTAGTCCTGTTGGATTATAAAAGCTCCGCCGGGGGGATCTCCGCACATGCTTCTTGGTTGAAAAATCATGAATTGCAGCTCTTGTTTTACATGTGGGTTTTAGAAAAAGGTTTATTAGAAAACATCCAAGGCGAAGTTCTGGGTGTTTTCTATTATGTCTTTAAGAATTTTGAACGCAAAGGTTTCCGCATCGAAGATCGCGCGGGACTTTTGTATCCCGCGCCGAAAAGAAAAGACAAAAATGCCACGGCCGAAATGAAACAACAGTACCTCACTGAGTTCAGTCGTCTTTTAATGGCGACGATGGATCGCATTCGCCAAGGTGAGATTCAGCCTCGGCCAGCAGATTTTAAAATCTGCACAACCTGTGAGTGGAGGCGACAATGTCGAGCCCCGCATCTGAATTAA